The Tachysurus vachellii isolate PV-2020 chromosome 10, HZAU_Pvac_v1, whole genome shotgun sequence genomic sequence AAAGTTTAAGAGAGCCCACTTCTTTTTGTGAATCACCTGCGTACTACACTGGGTTTTAATCTTAGCAACCCTTTATAACAAATTATTAATTgcttcatgttgtttgtgtttcttgtgtttttagtTCTACAAGGGTCAAATAAGATCTTATTAAAGTGCATTCTTCTTCCTCATGCAGACGTTTTGCTTTCAATGTAAAGTATAGTGATGGACATACAGCACTTATTTACTTTCTATTTTAAAGACTTTCTTGTGTTCCACTAACAGCATGTTTTGGAATGACTGAAAGGCAATATGCCTGCCTCTGAATTTTAAACACCTGACCccaaaataatctaaaaaaacagaattatttatttagtaaaacaCCTTAAAGACCAAATTTTTggtatttacaattattttttagaGTATTTTCTGAacacttttgtctttttaaatacaattgtGCTCTGCATGTTCAATTCCACAAATGTTACAGATTTTAGCAGCATCAAACTAATTTTTCAAGACCATAAATGCctcaaattatataaataatacaatttatatatcttaaataatacatttaaatgttttatttgccattttcacattttagtgAACAATTCAAAGTTTCTGCATTTCAGTAAAAACTATATATTGGTGttgtttaaaaggaaaatgaTATAGACATCCTAATcactaaaataattatattattaattaaacatttattaaagtaaacTTTGAGTTTATTTACAACTATTCTAATTATTTACTACTATTCAGCTGTTAGCTATATAAAGAGGGAGAGGAACAGAGCTATAGTGTATTAAGGCTTGCTTAATGAGAGGTGAGGTATATAAAAAGTTCCATGTACATAAACAATTTTCAAACATCTTCAAACGTTTCTAAAGATATAAGTTTGATGGATATTTATATTCCACTTAATGTAAAGGACAGGGGAAATTGTTGAATAAGTCTTTATATATTGCACCTATTCTGCATTGAGGGTTGACAGACTTACCTgtgagatatatatttatatgaggTATGAACATTTGAGTTATGTCTCAAGTGACTTATCTCACACCAATCCATCTCGATATGTTGCATACGATACCACCAATGTGGATACAGTGCAACCAGAATCCAGCAAGAGGCGCCAAGGTGTAAGACAAAAAAACGTAACTGaacaaaagcatttaaaactAATTAGAAATCTTAGAAACTGtcatacagcaaaaaaaaaaaaaaaatttataaaaaattaagagATGCATAGAGATGAGCAGCACAGAAAATGCAACTTAAAATATATCtagacatattttaaatacatttttgttcactgttaaattaataaataaatattattttattttaattttgaataGTACCTAAATGTGAGAAAAGTGTACCAAGAGTTTTGCTCGTGTTAGCTTTTAGTGTTgattattgaaataaataagaaaaaatagaaaagaaaaaaaacatagaatGAAACAACTGTAATTATGATCTCTTATGATTATGAATTAGATAAGAAGCATGGATCATGATCATGAATCACGTACACAAAGTTATTTTAGGTCatgaaaacaaaagtgaaaacaTTCTGTTCCATTGATTCACTGCGCATCTCAGGTGTATTATGTAAGTCTGTGTTACATTAaattttaatgtatatattactTTTCCTAAAGATTCTATTTCTAGTGAGAATTTTAGCCTATTATTTCCCAAAGATATTTCAGCTTTGAAGGCGCCaatagttaatattaatatttaaaaacataatttttttttgttatttctttatttaagaaatataaGACATGTTGTGGTTAAAAAGCTGCTAAATATTTCCTACTAGCTTTACCAGCTGGCAAAATACTAAATTATTTTACCTAAAGTGTTATTTTCCATCTTCTTTAATACATGATTAAATTGATAAACAGGATTCAGATTTtctaattgtattattattgtgttattttcataataacaagttgtctgtgatgttctgttGTAGCAGTTGGTCAAaaattttacataaacaaaacagGGTTAAAATTTAGTCCTGCAGgcaaaagagtgaaaaagaaaagaactctGGTCTTCCAATGAGCAATGAATATGTAAGGAaacttacaaacaaacaaataaatgtctcctatATGCTTTTCTTTGTTATATTACATGTttgtaatctgtttattattaggcttAGACTATGTGGTTCAGCCACCATACGAGTCCTAACGAATGTGGTGCTACAGGAGAAATAAATTATTAGAACTACCTTATTAATATTAACCCATCATTTATACTACagttaaaaatatttagatccatgtttaatatttaaattaacagCTTTCAACTTCACAACAAATTCAACTTCACTGTGGTACATTTATTATAATCCCAGTTAACAGCCATCATTTTGACGTGATGTCTTAGCACTTAGCAAATGTATGAGATTTTAGTAACCCCGATGTAAAATGCCTTCCCATATTCCTGCTCCTGATTGCATGACTTTGTATAATCTCAGGAAGAAACATTTCTGCACGTTATGTACTCTATTATCTGTATCAAGCGCACTGTCCATGTCCTAAATTACTATTAGCTTCCCAGCAGAAATTCTCCATCTTTGTATATATGTCTTTATTGCAATGCATTACAGTTCATAAATGGAACTTGCTGGTGGCATATAAACTTGTCAGTCTTTCTGCCTTCATTTTCATGCTCCCCCCAAGAGCCCCAACAGCATAGTAATTTCTTGCTACTGTGAAACAATGTGATTACTttctgattttaaatgtcaaagaCATTACACAATGCAACACTCAGATTACTTTTTCAGAATCTAAATAATCCTAAGCATATTTTTTCTAATTCCAGTtccttcattttctcttctaCTATGGGTGTGGAAGACGAACTGATCAATGAGCTGTTCCAATGGATGGAGAAGCAGGAGGAATGTGCGCAACACCTCATGAACTTGGCAAAAGAACTGGAGGAGATGACGGAAGCTATGACTGCCGGCCAGTTGGTGGGAAACTCAGCAACAGTGCTTGGATCTGCTGTCCTGGTTGGAACAGGCATTGCAACTTTGCTGACAGGAGGCCTGGCTGCACCCTTGCTGGTCACAGCAGCAGGTGTTACAGCTGGAGTTGGTGCTGTAACCAGTGTTACATGTAAGCTCTTAGAGAGTTGGAAATCCagtaaaacaatgaaaaatgcAGAGAAGACTGACAGGGAAATTAAAAAGATTTGGAAGCATATTGAAAGTCTCCAGGAACAACTATCAGAGGAGTGTGAATTGACGAATGACTTCAATGAAGTGCAGTGTGAAATCACAGCAAGAATCTTGAAAGCCATGGCCAAACGGAATGGGAGAGATCTGTCCCAAAGTCGTCTAACTTACCTCTTGAGAAATCTATCGTTTGTTTTAAGCGAAGGGTTCTTCATGGGTAGTTTGTTAGTATTCATTGGATTTTCCTGCAACTTTCTAAAAACAGCATctaaaaaagaagcaaaatgtGTTCCACTTTTTCTGACTACTGAAGGAATGGCTGCTCTTTCATTGAAAACTGTGTTAAAGGGAACAAGCCAGgtatttctacacacacacacacacacacaaacactccagttactgttttttttttttttaaaacagggCCTATTTAGCATTATAATGGTCATCTCCAAcatctataaacaaacaaataacttgatgtgacaacaacaacaaaaaaaaacatatcaataTGTAGTCATATTTTTTCGCAAAAGAAAACCAACATTTAAAACACGATGggaggtgatgatgatgataattcaGGTGTTACtaataaaatgcacaaaaagcTAAGCAAGAATTAAGACTATCTCTATAAAAGTAGAACTTTTAGAATTTTGATGTTCTGGGACactctgctgtgtgtttatactATGCCAAGAAAACATTATGCCAGCCCTGACTCCAGAGGAGCAACAGTTGCTGCTCATCAATCTGGGAAGGTGTTATACTTTAAGGCTATCTCCAATTTGAAATTCACCATTGTTGTCACGGAACgcaggataaaaacagacccaaatgcaggataccacggtttattaataaaaccaaacacagaccagacaagacaaaataaaagacaaggATACTCATACTAATGACAGTTAGACACATACagtaagggacaggtgtgctgaggcagaaaggaatagacaagggcagggcagacacatgaacatGAAACGTAAACActaagcacatggccaaagtccgggctagaTCCTGACAATTCTACAGTGAAAAGTTTTGCTGATTAATGGAGATCCTCATATGAATTGTCTAACCTTGTGGTGAAGGCCTAAGGATTTGCTTGTTTTGCCGCCATAGATCCTGGAAAACTTTCAGTCATTAAGACAATGATGAACTCCACTTTATACCAAAATATTCATGGGACAAATGTGACACGATATGTGACAATTTGTCCACCAATTTTTGTTGGGCCATTATTTGGGCTAACGCATGTAAGACATTGATCCTAAACAcacctaaaaaaaatctaatgaatggctgaagtaaaaagtaaaaggtGTTGGAATGGCCAAGTCAGTGTCTGAACCTCAACTCAATTGTGATGCTGTGGACCTGAAAAGAGTAAAGCAAAGTAAAGTTACTAATGAAGTAAAGCAATATTTGTTGaaggatttaaaaaacaaaaggccAAAATCTCTCTAAATAATTTGAGAGACTAATAAACTCCTACAGGCAACATTACTATGTTACTGAATTATAGCGTGCACTCAATTAATACATGGTTTCTGAATGATGAATTAATTTTGGGGAAAGATGACAATATTGACATTAAACATAGCCAAATGTACAAGACCATCACACCCTTATGGTGTGCTTCCCCAAGCTCTTGCCACAAAATAGAAAGCACAGTTGTATAGAATATCTCTGTATATTGTAACCTTGACATTTAATTTCACTGGAGTTGAGGTAAGAAGTCTAAAactgtttcagcatgacaatgcccctgtgaaAACAGCATGAAGACATGGTTCGCCAATttagaatgaaagaaaacaagtgGCTTGCACAGACCCTaatctttaaaaatatgtaaaatataaaattgaaatCTGAAAAGAAATTTCACTTCTCTGTAGGTCGCAGGAGGAGCCCTCGGTCTGGTGCTCGCAGTTCCTGATCTGATTGACAACTGTGAAAAActgattaaacacaaacatcagacagAAGCTAGCAAATATCTGAGGAACAAAGCATGTGAAATTCGTGATGctgtcaaaaaaattaaaaagcaatttAATGAACTGCAGTAAGTACTGTACATGAGAGTTTCTTTGATCATTTCATGTAAATGATATATTGAATAAGCAACATGAATAAGAACTGCTTACTagattacaataataatacaatatctGGATCAACTGCTGGATTTCATCACCTACATTTATCTTCCAGAGAGATGCTCAGTGAAATCCCTGAAATCCAGTGTCACATTGATTTGACTACAGAGATGAGTGGCaaccaaagaaacacacaagGCACCATTTCCGTGGAGTCTAAAAAGACCAAAAAGCAGGACGGGGaaaaaaatgagtttttttaCATGCCCACAAAAGATATGTGTGTAAACAAGCCTGGTGACACAAGTAAACAGAAATCAGATGGCAATTCAAATAAGaacaaaaggaaagaagagaatTCTCGCCTTCCTACAATAACCATGTCCAACGTGCGTTCTCTTCCAAACAAAATTAGGCAGATTAGAAATATGATGGAGAATGCTGAATTCTTTGCCAGTGATCTGATATTCTTCACAGAGACATGGTTAAATAACAGGTCACCCCAAATCACCTTGGATGGATATGATTCTATCCGGGTGGATCGCAATCCAGTGCTTACTCAAAAACGTAGAGGAGGGGGAATGATAATGCTTGTGAAAGAGGATTGGGCACGTGATGTGAAGGTAGAACACATCAGGAATACCCCAGACTATGAGGTAATGGTTGTATCCATTATACCACATGACCATCCTCAGGATGCTCCACCACTTATCTTCATCCAAGCTTATGTACCAGGGCCTAAATTTAAGATAGCTGCCATAGACATAAATCGATTTTTCTGTGATGCTCTGGAGTTATGGCCGAAtagtcatgtttttttgttgggtGATTTCAACAGGAGTGACATGACTCCTTTCTTGGGTACCATGGAGCAATACATCACATGCCCAACCAGATACAATAAGACCCTGGATTTGTGTTATGGAAATGTGCGTGGGGTTTATAGAAGTGTTTGCAGAGCCCCACTTGGCCGGTCAGACCATAATGTTATTCATCTGATTCCTAGAGATCAGAATATTGGGGAGTGTAAGTATGAGCATACCAATCCCACACGTGAAGCGCATTGAAAAAGGAGAAATGATTGTATTTGTTGAGAGAAAGGTGAAATTGAATGAAGTTGTAAGTCCCAAATTTCCAAAATAAGAATCAAATACACAACTATAATATAGTTACAACTGTGTTGCTGAAAGCATGCCAGTGACCTCAAATCAGTTTGAATGTTTAGATAACAATGGAGCAATACCTTAACATTAGCTACTAAAACATAGCCTATTGAGAAACATCTGTTAACTGTAACATAAAGTCATTTTGATGTATATAGTAGTGTAGGGCCTCTATTTTGTGGCCAGCACAGTATAATTTTGTCTTGGGAATTACAGGTATAAGCCCTGCACAGTGTTTAGAGGGATTTTGGGCCATTTCTCTTTTAGAACAGTGGACAGGTCATTATGTGATACTGGTGGTGGTTTCCTGACTTGCTTATCCAACTCACCCCAAAGTGGCTCAAAAATTGTTCTTATCTGGTGACCGTACAGACAAtggaaaatgttcatttttatgttCACTGTCACCGATCTTGAGTCATGTGCATGTGGGCATTATCATCCTGATACATGGCACCTTCAGAGAATTTCTGAACCATTGGGTGTACATGGTCCTCCAAAATGGTTTAGTAGTCCTTGGAAGTGATGCAGACATCTAGTAAAGTACTGGGCCTATGGAAATCCAATTGCAGCCCAAATCATCactgttatttaaatgttatagTAGATGTTAGTAGACTCCTTTTAATATGAGTTAACCTATTTATAATCACTAAGCAATCTTTATGTAATCATGCATGCTACACTGACTAATCGTGTTAAAATGAACTTAACTTTAACTTAATCCAAGCACTAAATCTTATTATTATAGGTTACTGCTATGATTATATgcctatatatattatatctaatgttgtaattatatttaaaataaaatacaaaataataatgattttagaGTACTACACTTAGTATTAATCTTAGCAACCTTTGTGATTTTGTTGcggttgttgttttgtgttttctattttatcaacattaacattaacctaACATTAAATCCACTGGCCTATTATTGGGTAGATCCTTCCTTCTGAGCCGTAGAGGCATGGAATCCATAAGAcctatgatggtgtgtgtatttatttaaatatgtttattgtttatcatTCAAAATACCAATAGCACTTTTACTGCTGCTGCGAGTCATTTACATCAAACTTTATTTACTATGGTAAAAACCAGACCAATATTGCAGCATTTTTtgcttattaatatttatttattcttcttcaaAATACTCCTCCTTTAGGTGGGCCAGTTTGACAAAGGGATGACCTGAAAGAACTcaattattattcagttatttgattactaaaaatatatatcacattaaTTGTTTAAACTTTATCGTGGTTTGTAGTGAATTGATATTGTAATAGTATTGTAATGCCATTGCATTATTCtggatcattttattattacatataaaatattgtcACTCCTCATGCACTTTGTTCAGTAGtaagacattataaagacagctGGATCCTCTGTGTAGCCTTGTGTGGACGCTACACTACAGTCTCAATGAAACATACGagtcagtctttcaaagagaagttacGAACTTTATTAGGTAAAacaggaatatatagtcgtaCAAGTAGAGGGAgggcatagtgtgtgtgtgcggagctTAATGCTAGTATCCACAAAAGCTGCCTTGACCATTATCACAAAGCAGGAATCCCCCCATCATGTTTCTTACAACTGCTTTCGTGTTGCACATGCGATACGTGCAAAGCAGATGGTCCCACTATGGTGGGGAGGGGGTTAAACTAAACCCCCTGCCTGGCCGTTCCAATTGGCGAATTTCCAGAATTACGGGTAACCCTGTCCCAAGGCAGATGATCACGATGAGGAGGATGACAACCATGCTGGTCACTGGTTTTGTGTCCTGTGCTCAATGACAGGTGGTCGTTCAGTTTTCTTCAGCCTTTCCCGGCACCTCCTGCAGCTTGGATGATGTCCGAAGAGCCGGCACAGAGGGGTCCGTGGGGTCACTTCTGAGCGTCGTGATCACTGATAGATAGGGAGTCCACTGTCCAAACAGTGTATACCAAAGTCCCCAACTATGATCTCCGTGTTCATCTCGTTACTTTGGTTTACTACTTTATGCATAATCATGCAGTGTATCGGAGATAGACCCATGATCGTCATCATTAGAGGGAATGAAGGTGCAACATTTATCTCCTATCATGACACATACCCCTCCCTCTTTAGCTAATAAAACATCTAAGGCTAttctattttgtgttgtagtCAATCTAAGGGTGGCGAGTTCTTGTCTGATGACAAGAAAGGAAAATGCCTCTCAGGTGCAAATGCTGTTTGAAACTCTTGTTGAACTTTGTGAAAATGCCAATAAGCTGCATGATATGGTGATTCCCTTACTTCCTGAAGATgagcaagaaaaacaaaatgaatggtTTTTGAGCATCATGAAATATACTGATACATTTAAAGATGCAGTTCAAAAGTGATTGAAGACACCAGAGGAGAATGTTATTCCTGTTCAGTCTGAAACACAGTCTGGTGCAACACAGGAAGAGTTTACTATTCCTCAAGCGACAGTCCAAGCTTCATCCATTGTTACATCAGATAAACTACAAGATGACATTAAACCTAATGATAGTGTCTCAAATGTGCCCAGCACATTTCTTCTGTACGTCTCAAAGCAGAGGCTGAGTTGGCTGCATTAAAGGCACGACAAAAATTGTTGAAGGATAAACATGAAGTGTTTGATGGTGACCCTTTTCAGTATCATGCATTCAAGAGAGTGTTGAGAGTAAGACTGATAACTACAGTGACTGCCTGTATTACCTTGAACAATATACTGTTGGTCCCCCAAGGGATTTAGTACAAAGTTGTCAGCATACAGAGGTTGTggtaatatgtaaaatatatgtgtGAGTTGGACATGCCAGCCAATATGATGATTATAATAAAGAAACTCCCTTACAGACTTCAGGATGAATGGAGAACAATGACTTGTGAATTACAAGAAAGACAGAACCGCCAAGTTACCTTCATTGATATTGTTAACTTTATAGAGCATCAAGTCAAAGTGGTAATGGACCCAGTGTTTGGAAATATACAGGATGATCCTGTAGTAATAAATAAGGATGTGAAAAGAAGTAAATTTCTTTCTCGTCCTGGAATAAAATGAACCAGCTTTGCTACCACTGTGATTGCTGTAAGCAAAGGAAGTGAATCTGAAAAGACAGGAAAGGTAAAGGTTGGTCTTGATAATGTCTCTTCTGTGAAGGCACACACATTGGGTATGTGTCCTCAGTTGGGAAAACAATCCCACAATGAGAAGTTTAGCTTCTTGAAGTCAAGTGGAGTTTGTTTTGGCTGTTTGAGCATTGGGGACATAAGCAAAGAATGCAGAAAACGTCTTTGTTATGATGTTTGTGGTCTTAAACATCCCACTTTGCTACATATCTTTCCAAAGGAAAAGACTCTTGATACAACTGAGAAGAAACCAAAGATGGCAGTGAATGATGTTTTGATTTCCAATGGTCTTACTGGGGCTGGTGACTACGATTGTAAACTCCCAATTGTGCCTGTACAGATCAAAGCCAAGAAAGGCAGTAAAATTGTTACTACTTACGCCTTTTTAGATCAAGGGAGCACAGCTGTGTTTTGTACTGAGAGTTTAATGAAAAAACTTAACCGCACAGGAACCAAAGTGTGGATACTTTTAAGAACTACGGGACAAGAAAAGGTTACTAGTAACTATGCTCTGTCTGAAATGGAGGTAGCAGTATTGAATGGGAATGACTTTTTTGAATTGCATCAAGTCTACAAACAAGAAAGTATGCCTGTTCACAAGAGGAATATACCTAAAGAAAGTGACCTGCAAAGATGGCCCCATTTAAAGAGTGTTCATTTACCTGAGATTGAGGCGGGGATTGAGCTGCTGATTGGAACCAATGTTCCTAAAGCTTTAGAACCATTGGAAGTCATCCGCAGTGTATGATGGACCCTATGCAATCAGGACAATGTTAGGAAAGATTGATAATGGACCACTATCTGGAGATACTAATGATGTAAAGGATTGTGCTCAAACAGAGGTCACAGTCAATagaatttcagttctgaatCTGGAAGACATGTGGCAACAGCAGTTTAAAATGGACTTCCTGAATGTAGCCAAGATGAACAAACTAGCTATTCAAGAGAAGATCAGAAATTTATGGAAATGGTAACAAATTCTGCTAAGCTTGTTGAGGGGCATTATGAGATTGGCTTACCTCTGAGAAATAGAATTCATATGCCAAATAATCGGAGAATTGTAGAACAACGTGCTTTACATCTAAAGAAGAGATTTCAAAAGGATTCTGTCTTTCTTACTAACTATAAAGATTTTCTGAAGGATATCGTTTGCAAAGGTTATGCAGAGCAAGTACCTGCGAAGGATTTGACGCGTAGTGATGGACAAATTTGGTATATCCCGCATCATGGTGTCTACCATCCCACAAAGAAGAAAATCCGTGTGGTGTTTGATTGTGGAGCGAGTTTTCAAGGAACACCACTTAATGCTCAGCTCTTGCAAGGACCAGATCTCACCAGCTCACTCATTGGAGTTGTGACGAGATTTAGAAAAGAACCTGTGGTGATTATGGCAGATATCGAGTCAATGTTCCATCAAGTAAGGGTACCATCCCAGGATGCTGACTTGGTAAGGTTTCTTTGGTGGGGATTTAAGCCA encodes the following:
- the LOC132851920 gene encoding uncharacterized protein LOC132851920, with translation MGVEDELINELFQWMEKQEECAQHLMNLAKELEEMTEAMTAGQLVGNSATVLGSAVLVGTGIATLLTGGLAAPLLVTAAGVTAGVGAVTSVTCKLLESWKSSKTMKNAEKTDREIKKIWKHIESLQEQLSEECELTNDFNEVQCEITARILKAMAKRNGRDLSQSRLTYLLRNLSFVLSEGFFMGSLLVFIGFSCNFLKTASKKEAKCVPLFLTTEGMAALSLKTVLKGTSQVAGGALGLVLAVPDLIDNCEKLIKHKHQTEASKYLRNKACEIRDAVKKIKKQFNELQEMLSEIPEIQCHIDLTTEMSGNQRNTQGTISVESKKTKKQDGEKNEFFYMPTKDMCVNKPGDTSKQKSDGNSNKNKRKEENSRLPTITMSNVRSLPNKIRQIRNMMENAEFFASDLIFFTETWLNNRSPQITLDGYDSIRVDRNPVLTQKRRGGGMIMLVKEDWARDVKVEHIRNTPDYEVMVVSIIPHDHPQDAPPLIFIQAYVPGPKFKIAAIDINRFFCDALELWPNSHVFLLGDFNRSDMTPFLGTMEQYITCPTRYNKTLDLCYGNVRGVYRSVCRAPLGRSDHNVIHLIPRDQNIGECKYEHTNPTREAH